The Streptomyces venezuelae genomic interval CCACCGTCGACGACTGGGCCCAGGGCTTCGAGCTCCCCGCCCAGGGCGGCCGCCTCGACCTCACGTACAACCAGCCGCTCACCCACTCCGCGTGGACCTGGACGCAGGTCGGCCTCGCCGTCGTCCTGCTCATCCTCGCCCTGCCGGGCCGCCGCCGCGAGATCGACGACGACCTGCCCGAGGAGGAGCCGGCGATCCCCGCGCAGGCGACCGACGGCGACGGCCGACGCGCGCGCCGGCTGCGCGCCGCGGCGGAGGCGGAGGCCACCGAGACCGGTGCGGACGACCAGGACTACGCACCGGCCCCCGTCCCGATCCCGGAACAGCAGACGTACGACCCCCAGGACCAGGCGCACGAACAGGCCCAGGAACAGGCCCAGGAACAGGCCTGGGACGGCTCCGGGTACGACCCGGCCTACGCCCACGCCGACCGGACGCAGGACCAGGGCGGGCAGCAGGACGCCACGCACGCCCAGCCGTACGCGGACCAGGGCTACTACCAGGAGTACGCGGCGGACCCGTACCAGCAGCAGCCCCAGCAGTACGCGTACCCCCAGCAGGGCTATGAGCAGCAGCAGCCCCAGCAGTACGCGGAGCAGGGCTACGAGCAGCAGTACGACCCGCAGGCCCCGTACGAGCAGCAGCAGCCGCAGCAGCAGTACGACCCGTACGCCTACGGGTACGAGTACCCCCAGGGTCACGAGACCGAGCAGCGTCCCGACGGGAGCAGCAACCAGTGAAGCGCACGACCCTCTCCCTGATCGCGGTCGCGACGGCCCTCGCGGCGGTCACCGGCTTCGCCACCCTGACCACCCAGGACGCCCCGGCGGCCCCCGTGGCCAAGGCCCCCACCCGCCTGCCGGTGGAGCGCGCGGGCCTGGTCTGCCCGGTCCCGAGCACCTCCGAGGTGGCCGAGACCGTCTACACCTCGTACACCCCGGCGGGCACGGCCTCGGCCGGCGGCGCCACCAAGGCGGAGCAGCCCACGGCCCGGCTGCTGCCGGCGGCGAGCGGGGCGACCCCCGGCGGCGGCTCGGGCGGCGGAAAGAAGTCCAAGGCCCCGAAGGCCCCCGCGACCGTCACCGCCCCCGGCAAGCCCGTGACGGCCGAGGCGAACGGCGCCGCGGTACCCGCCCTCACCGGCTCGGCGACCGGCACCCTGGCCCCCGGCTGGACCGTCCAGCAGACCACCGTCGTCACGGCGGGCGGCGCCCGCGGCCTCCTCGGCCTCACCTGCGGCGCCCCCGACACGGACTTCTGGTTCCCGGCGGCCTCCACCGCCAAGGAGCGCCAGGACTACGTCCACCTCACCAACCCGGACGACACGGCCGCCGTCGCCGACATCGAGCTGTACGGCCCCGAGGGCGTCCTCAAGTCCCAGTTCACCGAGGGCATCCCGGTGCCGCCCCGCTCCACGGTCCCGGTCCTGCTCTCCACCCTCACCGGCGAGGCCGCCCAGCGGGACGTCACCGTCCACGTCACCACCCGCAGCGGACGCGTCGGCGCGGCGATCGGCGCGGCCGACGACAAGCTCGGCAGCGACTGGCTCGCCGCCGCGGCGGACCCGGCGAGCAGCGCGGTGCTGCCCGGCATCCCGGCCGACGCGACCTCCGTACGGCTCGTGGCCTTCGTCCCGGGCGACGACGACGCCGACCTCAAGATCCAGCTGGCCACCCCGACGGGCACGATCGTCCCCGCGGGCGCGGGCAGCGGCACCCTGCACGTGAAGTCCGGGATGACGGCCGCCCTCGACCTGCCGGGCCTCACCCGGGGCCAGGCGGGCTCCCTGCTGCTCACCCCGAGCGACCCGAAGAAGCCGACCCCGGTGGTGGCCGCCCTCCAGGTGGTCCGCGGCAAGGGCGAGAGCACCGAGATCGCGTTCGTCCCGGCGACCGCGGCGATCTCCGCCCGCGCGACGGTCGCCGACAACCGGGCCAAGGCCTCGACGATCGCCCTCACGGCGACCGGCTCCGACGCCCAGGTCAAGGTCACGGCCTCGGCGGGCTCGCAGGGCGGGACGCCGGCGTCGAAGACGGTCACCGTCAAGGCGGGCACGACGACGGCCCTGACCGACCTGGTCCCCGGTGGCGTCAAGGGCGGCTACGCGCTGACCGTGGAACCGGTCTCGGGCGGCAAGGTGTACGCGTCACGGATGCTCGCGCTGCCGGAGGACGGCGTCCAGATGTTCACGGTCCAGCCGCTCGCCGACGACCGGGGCACGGTCGAGGTCCCGTCGGCGCGCCAGGACCTCAAGGTCCTCGGAGACTGAACCGGGCGGGGGAGACCCTCAAGGGTGAAGAACCACCCTTGAGGGAGGAAATCGAGCCCCTGCCCGTGCGGGGGCTCAGTCCTGCCCGTACCGGGGGTCGACCGACTCGGGCGAGAGCCCGAGGAGCTCGGCGACCTGCTCCACGACCACCTCGTGGACGAGCAGCGCGCGCTCGTCGCGGCTCTTCGAGCGGATCTCGACAGGCCGCCGGTAGACGACGACCCGGGCGGGCTCGCCCTTCTCGGCGGGCGCCGAACCGCCGAGCGGCACCGTCTCCTCCGAGACGGAAGGCGGCACCTCCATCACGAGGAACTCGATGTCGGCCAGCTGCGGCCAGTGCCGTTCGAGGCGCTCGACCGAGTCCAGCACCAGATCGCGGAAGGTGTCGGCCCGGCTCGTCGAGAGCGGCACCTGGGGCGGGGCGACGGGCCCCCGCATCCCGCGCCCGTGACGGTCGCGGCGGCGGACCCGAGGCTCCGCCGGGGGCTCCGTGGAGGGGTGCGAGGAGTTCGGCGGCACAGGACTGTCCATCACTGACGCAGCGTAACCCTCCTCGGTGTTTCCGCACCGTGGCGGATCCTCGCCAGGTTTTCCGGCGCGACGGCCCCGGCTGTCGAAACCTGAACATTCCGACCGTTCACGCGCCTGAATCGACAGCGTGTCGCGATCGGCCATCTGGCCGTGGTTGACCGGATTTGTATCCCCGACTGTCCGGATCGCCTCCTGCCCCCAAGGCCGTACGCCCCCTCCCGTGCAGGTCAGTGCAGCCATGGCGCGAATGGGGGTGGCAGAGGTCACAGCGCGACACGGGGGAGTGACCTGAGGGAGAGTCGTCGCGGCCCGGTCAAGAGTGCGGTACCGTCCAACGTCGTGAGCCCTGTACGTCGCTGTTCGCGCACCGCGTGCGGCCGCCCTGCCGTCGCGACACTGACGTACGTCTATGCCGACTCGACTGCGGTCCTCGGCCCGCTCGCCACCTACGCCGAGCCCCACTGCTACGACCTGTGCGCCGAGCACAGCGAGCGCCTCACCGCGCCACGCGGCTGGGAGGTGGTGCGGCTCACCGACGGTTCCGCCCCCGCCCGCCCCAGCGGCGACGACCTCGAAGCCCTGGCCAACGCGGTACGGGAAGCGGCCCGCCCCCACGAGCGCGCGGCCGAGGCCGGCGGCAAGGGCGGCGGAGGCCGAGGCGGAGACCCGATGGAGGTCGGCCGCCGCGGGCACCTCAGGGTGCTCCGTTCGCCCGACAACTGACACCAACCGGCCACTGTCCGCGTACCCCTGATCCGCTCCG includes:
- a CDS encoding DUF3499 domain-containing protein — encoded protein: MRESRRGPVKSAVPSNVVSPVRRCSRTACGRPAVATLTYVYADSTAVLGPLATYAEPHCYDLCAEHSERLTAPRGWEVVRLTDGSAPARPSGDDLEALANAVREAARPHERAAEAGGKGGGGRGGDPMEVGRRGHLRVLRSPDN
- a CDS encoding DUF5719 family protein; this encodes MKRTTLSLIAVATALAAVTGFATLTTQDAPAAPVAKAPTRLPVERAGLVCPVPSTSEVAETVYTSYTPAGTASAGGATKAEQPTARLLPAASGATPGGGSGGGKKSKAPKAPATVTAPGKPVTAEANGAAVPALTGSATGTLAPGWTVQQTTVVTAGGARGLLGLTCGAPDTDFWFPAASTAKERQDYVHLTNPDDTAAVADIELYGPEGVLKSQFTEGIPVPPRSTVPVLLSTLTGEAAQRDVTVHVTTRSGRVGAAIGAADDKLGSDWLAAAADPASSAVLPGIPADATSVRLVAFVPGDDDADLKIQLATPTGTIVPAGAGSGTLHVKSGMTAALDLPGLTRGQAGSLLLTPSDPKKPTPVVAALQVVRGKGESTEIAFVPATAAISARATVADNRAKASTIALTATGSDAQVKVTASAGSQGGTPASKTVTVKAGTTTALTDLVPGGVKGGYALTVEPVSGGKVYASRMLALPEDGVQMFTVQPLADDRGTVEVPSARQDLKVLGD
- a CDS encoding metallopeptidase family protein → MDSPVPPNSSHPSTEPPAEPRVRRRDRHGRGMRGPVAPPQVPLSTSRADTFRDLVLDSVERLERHWPQLADIEFLVMEVPPSVSEETVPLGGSAPAEKGEPARVVVYRRPVEIRSKSRDERALLVHEVVVEQVAELLGLSPESVDPRYGQD